A stretch of DNA from Methanogenium sp. S4BF:
ATCCGCAGAGCTGTTGACGCAGGCATTGAACCGGAGACTGCCTACCGGATGGCCACCCTCTCTGCTGCAGAACGATTTGGCCTGAACGACCGGGGTGCGCTCGCACCCGGCCGGCGTGCCGATTTCTGTGTGCTGGATGACACCGGACCCTGCACCGTGACGGACACCTATATCGGGGGAGTACGATGGACGGACTCCGGATACCGCCGCCCGGACGTTTTGCATGTACCGTTCTCCTGTGCCCCTCTGACAGAGGAGTCCATTGCCATCCACGGGTCCGGGACAGCCCGTGTGGTGGGCCTGGTACCGGGTCAGATTCTCACGCATGAACTATCAGCTGAGGTTGACGGAGCGGCCCTGCCTGACTCCTCCCGTGATCTCCTGAAACTGGTTGTCTGTGACCGCTACCACCGTGCCGGCTGCGGTGTTGGGATTGTGAACGGGTTTGGTATCCTGGACGGTGCCATTGCGGCAAGTGTGGCCCATGACTCCCATAATCTCATCGCAGTCGGAAGTGATGATTCCTCTATCATCCGTGCCGCTGAGATGGTTATTGCAGCAGACGGCGGCATGGCGGCGGTCTCAGGAGATAGATCTGCGTTTCTGCCGCTGGAATGCGGCGGCCTGATGTCATCTCTCCCGTATGATGAGGTGGCAGCGTCTCTGCGGTCCCTTGAGGCATGCATCCGCACAACCGGCTGCATCAATAATCCGTTTATGTATCTCTCTTTTTGTGCACTCACGGTCATTCCGGAGATCCGGGTGACAGAACGCGGGGTCTTTGATGTGGGCGCCTTTGCCGATGTGCCACTCTTTTCTTCCCGTATAGAATAATTATTTAAAAGATACCAAAGGTGGCGGGAGGTATGACTCCTGTCACCAGCATAAGCAATATCAGCACCGGCTGATGGATGATGTATATCAGAAGCGAGTGCCTGCCGGCCGCTGCCAGAAGCCCGGTTATCGAAGGACAGGGCTGTGATAGCTGCCGCACAGGGCGCCCGCCGGGGTAGAGGTATGCGCCCGTCCCCAGCCCCAGAAGGACCAGCCCGAACCAGGGGATGAGCGGTTCATAATCGATTGAATAAAAATTCATGGGATGGATGCCCAGCCACGCAAGCCAGAGGGGTCCTTCTGTTCCGGT
This window harbors:
- the ade gene encoding adenine deaminase; translated protein: MASFIQAAAGREPCDTIFTNARVFCPFTGEWEDNASFGVKDGRVAGFGAYTAEQTIDLRGKRVIPGLIDAHVHIESSLLTPAEYARAVIPHGTTTVFADPHEIANVAGTKGLRYMLRESSEVALDIRLMLPSCVPATPLDRGGAVLSCRDLAPFTEEDGVTGIGEVMNVPGVLAEDTDLLCKIGLSPVVDGHAPLLSGEALCAYIAAGIQSDHECTGAREAAEKLRRGMYIMLREGSTEKNLSALAEVVTPATAPRCCFATDDRHADMLAEDGHIDDCIRRAVDAGIEPETAYRMATLSAAERFGLNDRGALAPGRRADFCVLDDTGPCTVTDTYIGGVRWTDSGYRRPDVLHVPFSCAPLTEESIAIHGSGTARVVGLVPGQILTHELSAEVDGAALPDSSRDLLKLVVCDRYHRAGCGVGIVNGFGILDGAIAASVAHDSHNLIAVGSDDSSIIRAAEMVIAADGGMAAVSGDRSAFLPLECGGLMSSLPYDEVAASLRSLEACIRTTGCINNPFMYLSFCALTVIPEIRVTERGVFDVGAFADVPLFSSRIE